In Thermococcus bergensis, one DNA window encodes the following:
- a CDS encoding SPL family radical SAM protein codes for MYIRLFDPWKSKLCTCPFKYTLNIYTGCDHACVYCYITSYIPKAFKVRIKENLLPTLERELRKFDRRFIVALSYSSDPYPTIDKELKITRKVLELFKRYDIPCLILTKSNLFERDLDILKTLKCAVGITVTTVDEEKAKLLEPNAPLPRERIEALKKAKKDGIPVYARIDPIIPFYTWEDFDETLNALSFVSHITVSTLKLRPDSWKRMEAKFPELMKKLAPLYKKGERIGGYYYLPKELRLKILEEAREKVEAKGITFGSCREGYYSYPSCDGSHLVLQFLHREIR; via the coding sequence ATGTATATACGGCTCTTTGACCCATGGAAGTCCAAGCTCTGCACATGCCCCTTTAAATACACCCTCAACATCTACACGGGTTGCGACCATGCCTGCGTTTACTGCTACATAACCTCTTACATCCCCAAAGCCTTCAAGGTTAGGATAAAGGAAAACCTTCTCCCCACCTTAGAAAGGGAGCTCCGGAAGTTCGACAGAAGGTTCATTGTAGCTCTCTCCTACTCCTCCGACCCGTATCCGACGATAGACAAAGAGTTGAAAATAACCCGAAAGGTGCTTGAGCTGTTCAAAAGATACGACATCCCATGCCTGATTTTGACAAAATCCAATTTGTTCGAGAGAGATCTGGACATCCTGAAAACTCTAAAATGTGCTGTCGGAATTACGGTCACCACCGTGGATGAAGAAAAAGCAAAACTCCTTGAGCCAAACGCACCCCTGCCGAGAGAAAGAATCGAAGCATTGAAAAAGGCAAAGAAAGACGGCATTCCTGTCTATGCTCGAATCGACCCGATAATACCATTTTACACATGGGAGGACTTTGATGAAACCCTCAATGCGCTGAGCTTTGTGTCCCACATAACGGTGTCAACTCTAAAACTCCGGCCAGATTCATGGAAGAGAATGGAGGCAAAGTTCCCCGAGCTAATGAAAAAGCTCGCACCCCTCTACAAAAAGGGAGAGAGGATAGGTGGCTACTATTATCTACCCAAAGAACTGAGACTCAAAATCCTTGAAGAGGCAAGAGAAAAGGTGGAGGCAAAGGGAATAACATTTGGTTCGTGCAGGGAGGGCTACTATTCATACCCCAGCTGCGATGGCTCTCATCTGGTATTACAGTTCCTCCACAGAGAAATTCGCTGA
- a CDS encoding OsmC family protein yields MKGTVKWIGDSKFEALTEEGGKIVFGENGIFPMKTLLLSVAGCTAIDVVMILQKMREPIENLEVEISGERREEHPKIYTKVHIHYKIYGDVKEEKAKRAIELSQEKYCSASAHLKLSGTEVTYSYEIIKEKV; encoded by the coding sequence ATGAAGGGAACTGTCAAGTGGATAGGGGATTCCAAGTTTGAAGCACTTACAGAAGAGGGCGGAAAGATAGTGTTCGGAGAGAATGGCATCTTCCCGATGAAGACACTTCTCCTCAGCGTGGCTGGATGTACAGCCATAGATGTGGTGATGATACTCCAGAAGATGCGCGAGCCTATTGAGAATCTTGAAGTCGAAATAAGCGGGGAAAGAAGGGAAGAACATCCAAAAATCTACACCAAAGTCCACATTCACTACAAAATCTATGGGGATGTGAAGGAGGAAAAAGCAAAAAGGGCTATAGAGCTCAGCCAGGAAAAGTACTGCTCTGCTTCAGCCCATCTAAAGCTCAGCGGGACTGAGGTTACTTACTCCTACGAGATTATTAAGGAAAAGGTTTAA
- a CDS encoding family 4A encapsulin nanocompartment shell protein: MRGELIRVLSAVEEKANELKMDGFEPDLVLFGKEAYEFLKEQVNEEFGGEDGISEISGLKVKIVEEFGKDAVVIDSKVLGLGLGGAKRVKVIKD; the protein is encoded by the coding sequence ATGAGGGGAGAACTAATCAGGGTTTTAAGTGCTGTCGAAGAAAAGGCTAACGAGCTTAAGATGGACGGATTTGAGCCGGATCTGGTGCTCTTTGGAAAAGAAGCCTACGAGTTTTTGAAAGAACAGGTCAACGAAGAGTTTGGAGGAGAAGATGGAATTTCTGAAATTTCCGGACTCAAGGTTAAGATTGTTGAAGAATTTGGAAAAGACGCTGTCGTTATTGACTCAAAAGTTCTGGGCCTGGGGCTTGGAGGGGCCAAACGGGTGAAGGTTATCAAAGATTAA
- a CDS encoding triphosphoribosyl-dephospho-CoA synthase yields MDKWGVVKAFTLGSLLEVAVPKPGNVNRYRDFEDLTLYHFLFAHTAVIDVLFEAAEKGEFIRKGKISPADAGIGALIRKAVENSRKAQNSNPNFGIITLEIPLITAITWAGSIDAREEVKKLIACSSPQDSIEFYKAIRTANPKGIKTGVKYDVYDDASFEELLRDEINLKKLAEISSERELIFREWLTGYRLSYSTFYRFKELTSTLSLEEATVRVFLELLSNNIDTLIVRKAGPEEAELVQKKAREVLAGKLTLEEFDEFLREKKDLRNPGSLADIMAISLSLLILSGYSLNL; encoded by the coding sequence ATGGACAAGTGGGGAGTGGTCAAGGCTTTTACCCTTGGCTCTCTGCTCGAAGTTGCAGTACCCAAGCCGGGCAACGTAAACAGGTATAGAGACTTTGAAGACCTTACTCTGTACCATTTTCTTTTTGCGCATACCGCCGTTATAGATGTTCTTTTTGAAGCCGCAGAAAAGGGGGAATTTATTAGAAAGGGAAAGATTTCTCCAGCAGATGCCGGGATAGGAGCGCTGATAAGAAAAGCCGTCGAAAACTCCAGAAAAGCCCAAAACTCAAACCCTAATTTTGGAATAATCACCCTCGAAATCCCCCTCATAACTGCAATAACATGGGCAGGGAGCATTGATGCAAGAGAAGAGGTTAAGAAGCTTATTGCCTGCTCCTCTCCCCAAGACAGCATAGAGTTTTACAAAGCAATAAGGACGGCAAACCCAAAGGGAATTAAGACTGGTGTAAAATACGACGTCTATGACGATGCTTCCTTTGAGGAGCTCCTCAGGGATGAAATAAATCTCAAAAAACTTGCGGAGATTTCAAGTGAGAGGGAGCTGATTTTCAGGGAATGGCTCACCGGCTACAGGCTCAGCTACTCAACCTTTTACCGGTTCAAAGAGCTGACCTCAACTCTTTCGCTTGAAGAAGCCACAGTTAGGGTGTTTCTTGAGCTTCTCTCCAACAACATAGACACCTTAATCGTAAGAAAAGCCGGGCCGGAAGAGGCAGAGCTTGTCCAAAAGAAAGCAAGAGAAGTCCTTGCCGGAAAGCTCACTCTTGAAGAGTTTGATGAATTCTTAAGGGAAAAGAAAGACCTAAGGAACCCCGGAAGCCTAGCGGATATAATGGCGATCTCACTCAGCCTGTTAATCCTAAGCGGTTATTCCCTTAATCTTTGA
- a CDS encoding DUF4097 family beta strand repeat-containing protein, with protein MKKFFGLFLAFLGLLILLKSIRPEVYDYLLPYAPYIKRAFWGVVLIVAGLYVLVKNKTVRTSLALAFVLYLALFLVTPGAYYSWRFSSRDAGEITTLGKFNSSEILIENIAAEITVEQGTDGIEVLSNLPVKIEEGETLVISCLDCEDYKNGRLLIRVGDNAVKSLALRNTIGDINIDLGTSLLTFDNVVGDITISGTFSSLVARNFIGDMEVELERCPEDEEYCSQIEIYRGSGEINISLPAGTKVVPMIEGSLTSLTINKGFETGEKTLKLIVKNFIGKIVVE; from the coding sequence ATGAAGAAATTTTTTGGATTATTTTTGGCTTTTTTGGGCCTGTTAATCCTTTTAAAAAGCATCAGACCAGAGGTGTACGACTATCTTCTTCCATATGCCCCCTACATCAAAAGGGCGTTCTGGGGAGTAGTACTTATTGTTGCAGGGCTTTATGTACTAGTCAAGAACAAAACGGTAAGAACATCCTTGGCACTGGCCTTTGTTCTGTATCTGGCATTATTCCTCGTAACCCCTGGTGCATATTATTCATGGAGATTTTCCTCCAGGGATGCCGGAGAAATAACTACACTCGGAAAATTTAACTCCTCGGAGATACTAATCGAGAACATTGCCGCAGAAATAACGGTAGAGCAGGGAACAGATGGGATAGAAGTCCTCAGCAACCTGCCGGTGAAGATAGAAGAAGGCGAAACCTTGGTAATCTCATGTCTCGATTGTGAGGACTACAAAAACGGAAGACTCTTGATAAGAGTCGGAGATAACGCCGTAAAGTCTTTAGCCTTAAGGAACACAATTGGTGACATCAATATTGATCTAGGCACTTCTTTGCTTACCTTCGACAACGTCGTTGGTGATATCACTATCTCAGGGACATTCAGCTCACTTGTTGCAAGAAACTTCATCGGGGACATGGAAGTGGAGCTGGAAAGATGCCCAGAAGACGAGGAATACTGCTCTCAAATTGAAATATACAGGGGAAGTGGAGAGATCAACATTTCTCTTCCAGCTGGCACCAAGGTAGTCCCCATGATTGAAGGCTCTCTAACTTCACTAACCATAAACAAGGGATTTGAAACAGGGGAGAAAACATTAAAACTGATAGTCAAAAACTTCATTGGAAAAATAGTCGTGGAATGA
- a CDS encoding PspC domain-containing protein has protein sequence MNQLEKRLKRSKKNRVFLGVLGGIAEYLELDPTIIRVLFILLCLIEPVFILAYFLMAIVMPEEEREAVTAEKIPEKVEKLAEEAGEKVEELTKKAPKIKERDDTKLFGIALVLLGAVVLLKEVIEIPFLGLREVVALLLLVLGLYLIARG, from the coding sequence GTGAACCAGTTGGAGAAACGACTCAAGAGGAGCAAGAAGAATAGAGTATTTTTGGGAGTGCTCGGGGGCATCGCAGAATACTTGGAGCTTGACCCGACGATAATCAGGGTTCTGTTTATACTCCTCTGCCTGATTGAGCCGGTCTTCATTCTGGCGTATTTCTTGATGGCCATTGTAATGCCCGAAGAAGAGCGAGAGGCAGTAACTGCAGAGAAAATTCCAGAAAAAGTCGAAAAGTTAGCTGAAGAAGCCGGAGAAAAAGTTGAAGAACTAACTAAAAAAGCCCCGAAAATAAAGGAGAGGGACGACACCAAACTTTTTGGGATTGCCCTTGTCCTTTTAGGCGCAGTGGTGCTCCTAAAGGAAGTCATCGAAATTCCGTTTTTAGGCCTCAGGGAAGTTGTTGCACTTCTCCTTCTCGTTTTGGGTCTATACTTAATAGCGAGGGGATGA
- a CDS encoding PspC domain-containing protein gives MGKKLYRSRKNRIVFGVCGGLAEYFDVDPTIVRIIFIILLLASFGTAVLLYLLLALVMPLEPEEGGEPVGETTQEEQEE, from the coding sequence ATGGGAAAGAAACTTTATAGAAGCAGAAAAAACAGGATAGTATTTGGAGTTTGTGGAGGACTTGCCGAGTATTTTGATGTCGACCCAACAATTGTGAGAATAATATTCATAATACTGCTTTTAGCCAGCTTTGGAACTGCAGTGTTACTGTATCTTCTTTTGGCACTTGTAATGCCATTAGAGCCAGAAGAAGGGGGTGAACCAGTTGGAGAAACGACTCAAGAGGAGCAAGAAGAATAG
- a CDS encoding M67 family metallopeptidase produces MRSLFIKRVHLKEILTTARESNIEICGFLIGTMKGEDAFVDYVVFAENRLNSPVKFEIGPLETLKVLEKAEKEGKEIVGIFHSHLNCPPYPSPRDLKGMDLWRNAWLIVNNIGEYRAFVLENGQIKEINVEVI; encoded by the coding sequence ATGCGGAGCCTTTTTATAAAACGTGTACATTTGAAGGAAATTCTAACCACGGCTAGAGAGAGCAACATTGAAATATGCGGGTTTTTGATAGGGACGATGAAAGGGGAAGATGCCTTTGTGGACTACGTAGTCTTTGCAGAGAACCGGTTGAATTCCCCAGTAAAGTTTGAGATAGGCCCTTTAGAAACGCTCAAAGTTCTTGAAAAAGCCGAAAAAGAGGGGAAGGAAATAGTTGGGATATTTCACTCCCACCTTAATTGTCCCCCATATCCCTCTCCCAGGGATTTGAAAGGCATGGACTTGTGGAGAAACGCATGGCTGATAGTAAATAACATTGGAGAATATAGGGCGTTTGTTCTCGAAAACGGCCAGATAAAAGAAATTAATGTTGAAGTAATTTAG
- the mobB gene encoding molybdopterin-guanine dinucleotide biosynthesis protein B — MRAVAFVGFKKSGKTTTVERVARELKKRGHRIGIAKSMHTNFDRKDSDTWKLKRVADYVIVRAQDTDALLFEAKDLNALFSTMPEVDFLLLEGFKDAKHLPKIICAKSEEEVKVLNDGLAIAVSGVISSKAKSVDGLEVINPLENPEKLADLVEEKAFMLPNINCGQCGLNCYEMAKLIVKGERSTEDCVVLSSKPKVTVRIDGKELPMKDWVQELVEKTIKGMLSAMKGYKDGRKIEIIIED, encoded by the coding sequence ATGAGGGCAGTTGCGTTTGTAGGCTTTAAGAAGAGCGGAAAGACAACCACGGTAGAGAGAGTCGCAAGAGAGCTCAAAAAAAGAGGCCACAGGATAGGAATAGCAAAGAGCATGCACACGAACTTTGATAGAAAGGACAGTGATACATGGAAGCTAAAAAGAGTAGCTGATTATGTAATCGTGAGAGCTCAGGATACAGATGCCCTCCTTTTTGAGGCAAAGGACTTAAATGCCCTATTCTCCACAATGCCAGAGGTTGATTTCCTTCTTCTTGAGGGCTTCAAAGATGCCAAGCATTTGCCTAAGATAATATGTGCGAAAAGCGAAGAGGAAGTGAAAGTATTAAACGATGGGCTTGCGATAGCCGTCAGCGGTGTTATCTCAAGCAAAGCCAAAAGTGTCGATGGACTTGAGGTAATAAACCCCCTCGAAAACCCAGAAAAGCTGGCCGATTTAGTGGAAGAGAAAGCTTTTATGCTGCCAAACATCAACTGCGGACAGTGCGGGCTCAACTGCTATGAAATGGCAAAACTCATAGTAAAGGGCGAAAGGAGCACAGAGGATTGCGTCGTATTGAGCTCAAAGCCAAAGGTAACCGTTAGAATAGACGGAAAGGAGCTCCCAATGAAAGACTGGGTTCAGGAGCTTGTTGAAAAGACCATTAAAGGCATGCTCTCCGCCATGAAAGGATACAAAGATGGGAGGAAAATAGAGATTATAATCGAAGACTAA
- a CDS encoding LSm family protein yields the protein MSEEKPLLLDKTLETWKGKRVALAVSGDHSFTGVLKDFDEEVIVLENVADVVGNRGKALVVKIDDINWIMLLE from the coding sequence ATGAGCGAAGAAAAACCACTTTTACTGGACAAAACCCTCGAAACGTGGAAAGGTAAACGCGTAGCCTTAGCGGTCAGCGGAGATCATTCTTTTACTGGAGTGCTAAAAGATTTTGACGAGGAAGTAATAGTCTTAGAGAACGTTGCCGATGTGGTGGGCAACCGGGGAAAAGCCTTGGTGGTAAAGATAGATGACATAAACTGGATAATGCTCTTAGAGTGA
- a CDS encoding AIR synthase family protein, whose amino-acid sequence MLPGKVPPEVLEKIVFNLLGVEDERVIIKSGVGIDAAAIDFGENVLVASSDPITGAEKHIGFYAINVNANDVATFGAKPRWFLATILLPENADENLLKEIMEDMHRSAEKLGISIVGGHTEVTIGLNRPIVIGTMLGEVKREKLVRSNGAKAGDAIILTKGAGIEGTSIIASEREEELRNVFGDELVERAKRFLEKISVVKEALIAAEIGVHAMHDPTEGGIANGFHEMADAAELGFRVYHDKIPIAEETKKLCEYFNLDPLALISSGSLLIAAPKEKAEKIVNAIQKEGIEAAIVGEFLEDKNTKVLVKDGKETPLKRPETDEIWKIF is encoded by the coding sequence ATGCTTCCAGGAAAAGTTCCTCCAGAAGTGCTTGAAAAAATTGTCTTCAATCTTCTAGGGGTTGAGGATGAGAGAGTTATAATAAAATCTGGCGTGGGCATTGATGCGGCTGCAATCGACTTTGGGGAGAATGTTCTCGTTGCATCAAGCGATCCCATAACGGGGGCGGAGAAGCATATAGGCTTTTACGCAATAAACGTGAACGCAAACGACGTTGCAACGTTTGGAGCTAAGCCAAGATGGTTCTTAGCAACAATCCTGTTGCCGGAAAATGCCGATGAGAACCTCCTCAAGGAAATAATGGAAGACATGCATAGGAGTGCTGAAAAGCTTGGCATTTCAATAGTCGGAGGTCATACAGAAGTGACGATTGGACTAAACAGGCCTATAGTCATTGGAACAATGCTTGGCGAAGTCAAAAGGGAGAAACTTGTGAGATCAAACGGTGCAAAGGCTGGAGATGCCATAATCTTGACCAAAGGCGCTGGAATCGAAGGAACCTCAATCATAGCGAGCGAAAGGGAGGAAGAGCTGAGAAATGTATTTGGAGATGAGCTAGTAGAGAGGGCAAAGAGATTCCTTGAGAAAATCAGTGTGGTAAAAGAGGCATTAATCGCTGCAGAAATTGGGGTTCATGCCATGCATGACCCCACAGAGGGAGGAATAGCCAACGGATTCCACGAGATGGCAGACGCCGCTGAACTGGGGTTTAGGGTTTACCACGATAAGATTCCCATAGCGGAGGAAACCAAAAAGCTGTGCGAATACTTCAACTTAGACCCCCTTGCTCTGATAAGCTCAGGCTCTCTTTTAATCGCGGCACCAAAGGAGAAAGCCGAAAAAATCGTGAACGCAATACAAAAAGAGGGCATTGAGGCGGCAATAGTTGGAGAGTTCCTGGAAGACAAGAATACAAAGGTTCTTGTGAAAGATGGAAAGGAGACCCCACTAAAAAGACCAGAAACAGACGAAATCTGGAAAATCTTTTAA
- a CDS encoding pyridoxal phosphate-dependent aminotransferase — protein MALSDRLEMVNPSEIRKLFDLAQGIEGIISLGIGEPDFDTPEHIKEYAKEALDKGLTHYSPNIGILELREAVAEKFKKHNGIDADPKTQIMITVGTNQQILMGLATFLKDNEEVLIPSPMFVSYAPAVILAGGKPVEVPTYEENEFRLSVDELEKYVTPKTRALIINTPNNPTGAVLTKKDLEEIADFAVEHDLMILSDEVYEYFVYDGVKNYSIASLDGMFERTITMNGFSKTFAMTGWRLGFLAAPEWVVEKMVRFQMYNATCPVTFIQYAAAKALRDERSWQAVEEMRKEYERRRNLVWKRLNEMGLPTVKPKGAFYIFPRIKDTGLSSKEFSELMIKEAKVVLVPGSAFGQAGEGYVRISYATAYEKLEEAMDRMEKVLKDKKLV, from the coding sequence ATGGCGCTGAGCGATAGGCTTGAAATGGTGAACCCTTCTGAAATAAGAAAGCTTTTTGACCTTGCCCAAGGCATTGAGGGAATAATCTCACTTGGAATTGGAGAGCCAGACTTTGACACGCCAGAACACATAAAGGAATACGCAAAGGAAGCCCTTGATAAGGGACTAACGCACTATAGTCCAAATATAGGGATTTTGGAGCTTAGAGAGGCAGTTGCAGAGAAGTTCAAAAAGCATAATGGAATTGACGCAGATCCAAAAACCCAAATAATGATAACAGTTGGCACTAACCAGCAGATTCTAATGGGACTTGCAACCTTCTTGAAAGACAACGAGGAAGTTCTCATTCCCTCCCCAATGTTCGTTAGCTACGCCCCTGCAGTTATTCTAGCGGGAGGAAAGCCCGTTGAGGTTCCCACTTATGAGGAAAACGAGTTCCGCCTAAGTGTCGATGAGCTCGAAAAATACGTGACCCCAAAAACAAGGGCTTTGATAATAAACACTCCAAACAATCCCACGGGAGCAGTATTAACGAAGAAAGACCTCGAAGAGATAGCGGACTTTGCAGTTGAGCACGATCTAATGATCTTAAGCGATGAAGTTTATGAGTATTTTGTCTACGATGGGGTCAAAAACTACAGCATTGCTTCTCTGGACGGAATGTTTGAGAGGACAATAACCATGAACGGGTTCTCAAAGACCTTCGCAATGACCGGATGGCGTTTGGGCTTTTTAGCTGCCCCAGAATGGGTTGTGGAAAAAATGGTTCGCTTCCAAATGTACAATGCAACTTGCCCCGTAACCTTTATCCAGTATGCGGCTGCAAAAGCCCTAAGGGACGAAAGAAGCTGGCAAGCGGTAGAGGAGATGCGTAAAGAATACGAGAGAAGGAGAAACCTTGTTTGGAAGAGGCTGAACGAGATGGGTCTGCCAACGGTTAAGCCAAAGGGAGCTTTTTACATCTTCCCGCGCATAAAGGATACCGGTTTGAGCAGCAAGGAGTTCAGCGAGCTTATGATAAAGGAGGCAAAAGTTGTCTTAGTTCCCGGAAGTGCATTTGGACAGGCTGGAGAAGGCTATGTAAGGATAAGCTACGCCACAGCCTACGAAAAGCTCGAAGAAGCCATGGACAGAATGGAAAAAGTTCTAAAGGATAAGAAGCTTGTTTAA
- a CDS encoding carbamoyltransferase family protein, producing the protein MIILGVHDGHDAGAVLFKGEELYAVNEERLNRIKKYRGFPELSIKKVLEMGEVRPEEVEVIAVAGIFRKQSRLLELEKNLKSIFGEDFKKRVLFVEHHLAHASSSYFTSGWREALALSIDAAGDGLSSSIYVARDGEMIRIAQSTYLDSLGDFYASVTELLGFKPMRHEGKVMSLAAYGKPTYDLSHIIELNGLTFENRLKVVGVEATKKLAELLGYPLSRAKEIAQQMKKGNLDGEVQKKAIEIAASAQAHLEKIIDELGLKLKSYNLKLAYAGGVAQNVKANAVLRKYFPDLWIFPAMDDSGLAFGAAAFVKAQFERLDRKWKPFKLEHVYLGPSYDESEIEALLRAESLKFEYREDVEGVVAEMLLEGKMVGFFQGRMEYGPRALGNRSILADPRSKYVVKKLNVALNRDVFQPFAPSMLEERIEDYLEDPYPNKFMTMSYKATEKMANEAPAVVHVDKTTRPQTLLKEDNPRYYDIIKHFEAETGVGMVLNTSFNMHGEPIVCSPEDALKTFKKAKLDALVLENFVVYQ; encoded by the coding sequence ATGATCATACTTGGAGTGCACGATGGACACGACGCAGGAGCGGTGCTTTTCAAGGGAGAAGAGCTCTACGCCGTAAATGAAGAAAGACTAAATAGGATAAAGAAGTACCGCGGATTTCCAGAGTTGAGCATAAAGAAAGTCCTAGAGATGGGAGAAGTGCGTCCGGAAGAGGTAGAGGTAATAGCGGTGGCAGGCATTTTCAGGAAGCAGTCAAGGTTGTTAGAACTTGAGAAAAACCTCAAATCAATATTCGGTGAAGACTTCAAGAAGAGAGTTCTTTTTGTTGAGCACCACCTTGCTCATGCATCCTCATCCTACTTTACCTCTGGCTGGAGAGAGGCACTGGCGTTAAGCATAGATGCTGCGGGAGATGGACTAAGCTCTTCCATTTATGTGGCAAGAGATGGCGAGATGATAAGAATAGCTCAGAGCACCTATTTAGACTCTCTTGGGGACTTTTATGCTTCAGTTACGGAGCTTCTGGGCTTCAAGCCTATGAGACATGAAGGAAAGGTCATGAGCCTGGCAGCCTATGGTAAGCCAACTTATGACCTCTCACACATAATAGAGCTTAACGGTTTAACCTTTGAGAACAGGCTGAAGGTGGTTGGAGTTGAGGCAACGAAAAAGCTCGCCGAACTCTTAGGGTATCCCCTCTCGAGGGCTAAAGAAATCGCCCAGCAGATGAAAAAAGGTAATTTGGACGGAGAAGTACAAAAGAAAGCAATAGAGATAGCCGCCTCTGCTCAAGCGCATCTTGAAAAGATTATCGATGAGCTTGGGTTAAAACTTAAAAGTTATAACTTAAAACTTGCCTACGCCGGAGGAGTTGCACAAAACGTCAAGGCAAATGCCGTGCTGCGAAAATATTTCCCCGATCTATGGATATTTCCAGCAATGGATGATTCTGGATTAGCTTTTGGTGCCGCAGCCTTCGTCAAAGCCCAGTTCGAAAGGCTCGATAGGAAATGGAAGCCCTTTAAGCTTGAGCATGTTTACTTGGGGCCTTCCTACGATGAGAGCGAAATTGAAGCCCTCTTAAGGGCAGAGAGTCTGAAATTTGAATATCGTGAAGACGTAGAGGGAGTTGTTGCAGAAATGCTTCTTGAAGGCAAAATGGTGGGCTTTTTCCAAGGAAGAATGGAATACGGTCCAAGAGCCCTAGGCAACCGCTCCATCCTCGCAGACCCAAGAAGCAAATATGTTGTAAAAAAGCTCAACGTAGCATTGAACAGAGACGTCTTCCAGCCGTTTGCCCCTTCAATGCTGGAGGAGAGAATTGAGGACTACCTCGAGGATCCTTACCCCAACAAGTTCATGACCATGAGCTACAAAGCAACTGAAAAAATGGCCAATGAAGCCCCAGCGGTTGTACACGTTGATAAAACAACAAGACCCCAAACTCTTCTTAAGGAAGATAATCCGCGCTATTACGACATAATAAAACACTTTGAAGCAGAAACGGGCGTTGGCATGGTTCTAAACACGAGCTTTAACATGCATGGGGAGCCGATAGTTTGCTCTCCAGAGGATGCCCTGAAAACTTTCAAAAAAGCCAAGCTCGATGCCCTTGTTTTGGAGAACTTTGTTGTATATCAGTGA
- a CDS encoding cupin domain-containing protein, protein MRAEVKGFIDRGTYRKAPLFEGELPEGSYTQIVEIKPKQTVPKHYHEKQYELFYIISGEAKLGIGEKEYEAKPGDIYLVKPKTVHWVVNEREEPFRLFVVKLNYFGEDSVWLSD, encoded by the coding sequence ATGCGGGCAGAAGTCAAGGGGTTTATTGATAGGGGCACGTATAGAAAAGCACCTCTGTTTGAAGGTGAACTCCCTGAGGGGAGCTACACCCAGATAGTCGAAATAAAGCCAAAGCAAACCGTTCCAAAGCATTATCATGAGAAGCAGTACGAGCTCTTTTACATAATCAGCGGTGAGGCAAAGCTGGGTATTGGGGAAAAGGAATACGAAGCCAAACCAGGGGACATCTACCTTGTAAAACCAAAGACAGTTCACTGGGTCGTAAACGAAAGGGAGGAACCATTTAGGCTCTTCGTTGTTAAGCTGAACTACTTTGGAGAAGACAGTGTCTGGCTGAGTGATTAA
- a CDS encoding AEC family transporter → MNIYEMLALIGTGLLLRRVIKSEKPFAHLNKFASQVLLTFYVFSNVASKDIAYLVEIKIVFLYVFLVIALSLGASFLYARVFVEDKKWQGALMILSTYPNTVAMGFPIASLFLDDLTPAIIYASTNTLIVLPLVTFIAAHYSSGKASLKESLIRALKFPPTSANVLALILVLLGIKLPSQLLGVMNKIGWWSIPAILIYFGSRINLQKFEWRKLLEVGTFRIVIPFVFVVLTLKTSPEIFYAVLVEASMPPAIMANTILAHYRLREEEGIGATVVLTIAVLILFLVLRAFV, encoded by the coding sequence ATGAACATTTACGAAATGCTTGCTTTAATAGGCACTGGGCTACTCCTTCGGAGGGTAATAAAATCTGAGAAGCCTTTTGCTCACTTGAATAAGTTTGCATCCCAGGTGCTTTTAACATTCTATGTCTTTTCAAACGTTGCCTCAAAGGACATCGCCTATCTGGTGGAAATCAAGATTGTGTTCTTGTATGTCTTCTTAGTCATTGCCCTCAGTCTTGGAGCGTCTTTCCTCTATGCGAGGGTTTTTGTAGAGGATAAAAAGTGGCAGGGGGCGTTGATGATACTCTCGACGTATCCAAACACAGTCGCAATGGGTTTCCCGATAGCGAGCCTGTTTTTAGATGATTTAACTCCAGCGATTATCTACGCAAGCACAAACACCTTAATAGTCCTCCCCTTAGTTACTTTCATAGCCGCGCATTATTCGAGCGGAAAAGCCTCACTCAAGGAAAGCCTCATAAGGGCGCTTAAGTTTCCGCCCACCAGTGCCAATGTACTTGCCCTCATCCTTGTGCTGCTCGGGATTAAGCTTCCCTCGCAACTGCTGGGCGTGATGAACAAAATTGGCTGGTGGAGCATTCCTGCCATTCTAATATACTTCGGCTCTCGTATAAACCTCCAGAAATTTGAATGGAGGAAGCTTCTTGAGGTGGGGACGTTTAGAATAGTCATACCCTTCGTTTTCGTGGTTTTAACCCTAAAAACAAGCCCTGAAATATTTTATGCGGTGCTGGTTGAGGCATCGATGCCCCCAGCAATAATGGCAAATACCATTTTAGCCCACTACAGGCTTAGAGAGGAGGAAGGGATAGGGGCTACAGTTGTACTAACGATAGCGGTTTTGATACTGTTTTTGGTGCTCAGAGCTTTTGTTTAG